CCTGCACAAGCTGGTCGCCTCCGCTCGGGGCGGTGGTCGCGCCTTTCTCAATGCAGTTGAGCGATGCTAGCGCGGAACCGCTATGCCCCATCGTCGCGACGCTGGATGCCGCAAGCGCCCCTTTCAGCACCTTCCGGCGCTTTTCGACAGCTTGGTCTTCGGGGGAGTGGGGCATGGCGGACCTCTTCAGCTTGCAGACTGGAAGCGCAATTTCATTATAGACATGGCCGCGCGACTGCCTGCCGAATCTTCACCAAATGCGTAGCAAATTTCACGCCTCGCATCGACAAATTGCGCAAGTTATTGATTGGTAAATGGATTGATCAGGCGCATGGCAGGCCGTCCGAGGCGAGTGTAAAAAATCCCGACACTCTCGAGCTTGTTCAATCCCTGCGCTGGGCGAGTTCCTGGTTGAGCCGCGTCGCCAGCCGCAGCGCCTCGCGCTGGTAGGCGCGGCCGAAGAGGTTCAGGTGGTTGAGCATGTGGTAAAGGCTGTACAGCAGCTTCCTCTGCTCGTAGTCCTCGTGCAGCGGCCAGGACAGGCGGTACTCGGCGTAGAAGCTGGACGGGAAACCGCCGAAGAGTTCGCTCATCGCGAGGTCGGACTCGCGGTCGCCGCGGTGCACCGCGGGGTCGAAGACCACCGGCGTGCCGTCGGCCAGCAGCGCCGCGTTGCCGTGCCACAGGTCGCCGTGGAGCAGGCTCTCCTGCGGGCGGTAGTCGAGGAACAGGGCGGGGACGCGATCGAACAGGCGTTCGCCCTGGCGGTGAAGTTCGGCGTCGAAGCCCTGTGCGCGGGCGAGCGCGAACTGCGGGCGCAGGCGGTGCTCGACGAAGAAGTGCGCCCAGTTGGCGTGCGGCGTGTTGGGCTGCGGCGTGCGGCCGATGAAGTTGTCGCGGTGCCAGCCGAAGCGCTCGCCGCGGTCGCGGTGCAGGCGCACCAGCGCATCGGCGAAGCGGACGCCGTCCGCGGCGGACTGCAGCGGGCGCAGTTCGAGGTGTTCGAGCACCAGGAAGGCGTGCGCGCCTGCGGTGCCGCAGGCGATCACCGCCGGTGTGCGGAAGCTGCCGCTGGCGGCGATCGCGGCGAGGCCGTCGACCTCGGCAGCGAACATCGCTGCGCTGCCGGCGTCGGCGAGCTTGACGAAGCAGGCTGCACCGGATCGGTCCTCGACGCGCAGCGCGGTGTGGATGCTGCCGCCGCCGACCGGGTGGGCTGCGGCGATGCGGAAGGCATTGCCGGTGCGGGTGCGGATCGCCTGCTCGACGGCAGGCAGTGCGGGGTGGTTCGCTGCGGAGGGCGGCGTCGCGGACATGATGGTCGGCTCTCAGCGGTGCAGGCTTGCGGCTTCCGGCTCATGCGCGGCCGGCACCTTCAAGGTGGCGAGGACGCGGCCTGCGTCTGCTTGCCGCCCGGAAGGTGCCCGCGCGCTCAAGCCAGGCGCGTGCGGGCGCGTGCCACGGCCGCGCGCACCTGCTCGGGCGCGGTGCCGCCGATGTGCTTGCGCGAGGCGAGCGAGCCCTCGACGGTGAGCACGCCGAACACGTCCTCGCCGAGGCGCTCGGCCGCGCCCGGTACGTGGGCCATGGCGATGCGCAGCTCGTCCAGCGAGAACTGCGGCAGGTCGCAGCCCTTGACGTCGGCCGCGCGCACCGCGAGCGCCACCGCCTCGTGCGCGTCGCGGAAGGGCAGGCCCTTCTTGACCAGGTAGTCGGCGAGGTCGGTGGCGGTGGCGTAGCCCTGGCTGAGCGCGCCGCGCATCGCCTCGGCCTTGACCCTGATGCCGGTGATCATGTCGGCGTAGATGCGCAGGGTGTCGATGACCGTGTCGGCGGTGTCGAACAGCGGCTCCTTGTCCTCCTGGTTGTCCTTGTTGTAGGCCAGCGGCTGGCCCTTCATCAGGGTCAGCAGCGCGATCAGGCTGCCGTTGACGCGGCCGGTCTTGCCGCGCACCAGCTCGGGCACGTCGGGGTTCTTCTTCTGCGGCATGATCGAGCTACCGGTGCAGAAGCGGTCGGCGAGGTCGATGAAGCCCACGCGCGGACTCATCCACAGGATCAGCTCCTCGGACAGGCGCGACAGGTGGGTCATCAGCAGGGCGCTGGCGGCGCAGAATTCGATCGCGAAGTCGCGGTCGCTGACGGCGTCCAGCGAGTTGTAGCAGACCTCGTCGAAGCCCAGTTCGGCCGCGACGAATTCGCGGTCGATCGGGTAGCTGGTGCCGGCGAGCGCCGCCGAGCCCAGCGGCAGACGGTTGACGCGCTTGCGGCAGTCGGCGAAGCGCTCGGCGTCGCGCCGGCTCATCTCGTAGTAGGCCATCAGGTGATGGCCGAAGGTGACCGGCTGCGCGACCTGCAGGTGGGTGAAGCCGGGCATCGGGGTGTCGGCGTTGGCCTCGGCCACATCCAGCAGGTTGCGCTGGAAGTCGGCGATCAGCGCCAGGATCCGGTCGATCGCGTCGCGCAGCCACAGGCGGATGTCGGTGGCGACCTGGTCGTTGCGGCTGCGGCCGGTGTGCAGGCGCTTGCCGGCGTCGCCCACCAGCGCGGTGAGGCGCTTCTCGATGTTGAGGTGCACGTCCTCGTCGTCGAGGT
This genomic stretch from Thauera sp. GDN1 harbors:
- a CDS encoding fructosamine kinase family protein — protein: MSATPPSAANHPALPAVEQAIRTRTGNAFRIAAAHPVGGGSIHTALRVEDRSGAACFVKLADAGSAAMFAAEVDGLAAIAASGSFRTPAVIACGTAGAHAFLVLEHLELRPLQSAADGVRFADALVRLHRDRGERFGWHRDNFIGRTPQPNTPHANWAHFFVEHRLRPQFALARAQGFDAELHRQGERLFDRVPALFLDYRPQESLLHGDLWHGNAALLADGTPVVFDPAVHRGDRESDLAMSELFGGFPSSFYAEYRLSWPLHEDYEQRKLLYSLYHMLNHLNLFGRAYQREALRLATRLNQELAQRRD
- the argH gene encoding argininosuccinate lyase produces the protein MTDTTTPAADANAPAKAWSGRFTEPVSDLVKRYTASVFFDQRMAAQDIRGSLAHAKMLARQGIIGAQDLADIERGMAQIKGEIERGEFAWNLDDEDVHLNIEKRLTALVGDAGKRLHTGRSRNDQVATDIRLWLRDAIDRILALIADFQRNLLDVAEANADTPMPGFTHLQVAQPVTFGHHLMAYYEMSRRDAERFADCRKRVNRLPLGSAALAGTSYPIDREFVAAELGFDEVCYNSLDAVSDRDFAIEFCAASALLMTHLSRLSEELILWMSPRVGFIDLADRFCTGSSIMPQKKNPDVPELVRGKTGRVNGSLIALLTLMKGQPLAYNKDNQEDKEPLFDTADTVIDTLRIYADMITGIRVKAEAMRGALSQGYATATDLADYLVKKGLPFRDAHEAVALAVRAADVKGCDLPQFSLDELRIAMAHVPGAAERLGEDVFGVLTVEGSLASRKHIGGTAPEQVRAAVARARTRLA